DNA sequence from the Leptospira limi genome:
GAACCTATAAAAAAGAAACCTATTATCTCTTTCGAGAATTTTCAGCAAGGATGCTTGCTTGGTGGGACATCCAATGGGACACACCTCCCAAGTATTTAGGAAAACCCTATTCTATTGAAGGGAGTGGAATGAGCACTTGGAAAGGATCAATACCAGTCTCGATTCCAAAATGAAGTTTCACTTAACACTGTCCTTCCGATGGACCAAAACTTTCTTAGTGAGCATTGTTACTTTTGTTATCTTACTGAAGTTACCACCACTATTGTTTGCTGCTAAGCTTGAAGCCAAAGTTTTGAATTTTGGTATGTATCACTTGAGTCTGAATCCTTGGACTGAAAATACACAATGGGATCAATTTTTGACACCTTGGATTTTATGGGTTTCTGGTTTCATTTCAAAACCAGAGGATCTCGTTTTCATTTTAAATTGTATTACAATCCTATCTGGGGTCATTCTTGTTGCATTGATTTCCTATCAATTTGATTGGTTATTAGGTTTAACTGTTTGTTTCCTTCTCTCATCTTCCCCACTATATTTAATCTTTCAAACTTGGATTGGTTTTTCTGATCCATTTACATTTTTACTGATAACATTGTATTTGATTCTTTTGCATTCGGAATTTTTACCGAAGGTAAAAACCTTGTGTTTATCTTTGGTTTTATTTTTAGGAATGACCAATCATCTATTTCAGATGTTGTCACTCGTGTTACTTGTGAATGTATTGTATCTGGCTTATCATAAAAATCAGGCCAAAATTTTATTTGATTCCTTTGTCTTTAGTAGTGTTTTATATACGTTGTTTTTAGTTTCTATTTTTACGTATACACCCATCGGTTGGAACCAAACACGTGTTTCTGTATTTTCACAAATGTGGGGGAATGAATTTATCCGCATGAACCAATCGGAATTTTTTCTTGGAACAGTTGGACTATTCCATGGACTATGGCCCCTGGTGGTTTACATCATGTACCGAATGCCAATCTCTCTATTAGGATTTGTTTTTTGTTATCTCCTTTCCATGATGACATATGATACAGGGCGTGTTTTTGCAATCCTATCCACACCCATTCTGCTATTGTTTTCCATTCAAAATTGGCAATCGGCATCCATCATGGAAAAAAGAATTTGGATTCTGTTCTCGATTGGCTCACCCATCCTCTGCAAATTGTACCCACTATTTTATAAATGGGATGGTAAGATTATCTATTTACAATAAAGAGTTCCTTTGCAAAAAATTAAATCATGAGAGTATACTTTGTTCTGTTGGTTTGTATATTTTATACATCCACAGTATTTGCGCAGTCCATACCATACTTACAAAACGACCAAAAACCAATTGTCACAAAAGAGTCACTGAAGAGGAGAAGGAATCTTTTAGAATGGCACCAAATTGCTGGCCTAACAACCTTAGCCCTTTGGTTAGCCACCAATTTGGAAGGTGATAAAGCGTCTGAATCTCTGTATCGGAAATCAGACCAGTATGCACAAGGTCTACTTCTCGCAAACCCACAATACGCGGCAAACGATCCAATGTATCTGGTGGCACTGAGTCCTCTCAATCGGCATAGCATCGCCGCTGATTATTTTCTCCTCAAAGACCCAACCAATAATGCCGGATTGTATTTTGCCTTAAAAGCAAATGAAGAATGGGAAGCAAAACGTTCTGGTGATCTTCATAAAAACTTAGCGATGGCAACGTTTAGTATGTATGCCATTACGGCAGGTTTGGCATTTTTTTCTCCTTCAAAAATTGACACGGATGTTGAAAACGAAACCGATGGTCCAAGAATTTATAGTCCAATCTTTGCACACAAAGCAATGATACCGATCCATTTAGCTTCCATGTTACTCTTACCTGGACTAGGTGCAAGAATCGAAAAAGAAGGCCCGAGAGCAGCACACCAAATGGAACAAGTAGGTTGGGCGGGATTTGGTGCTATGTCGATTGCATTGCTTGTGATTACGTTTTAAAGGAAAGGAAATGGTTTTTCGAATGAAAAAGTTAATCATAACACTCATCATTTTATGGTCTGGATTCCAATTACATGCATTTGAAGTTTCAAAAAAAAAGATTGAGTTTTTAGTCGAACATACAACTAAAAATGTAACAGGTGTTTGCACTGAAATACAAATGGGCAATCCCAACCTACAAATTTCAAATGGAAAATACAATCTTAAGAGTCCGTTTGAAATCAAAATTCCAATTTTAAAAATTTCATCTGGTGATTCCAATCGTGATTCCCATATGCAAGAAATTTTGGGTTATCCCGATACACCTCTCATCCAAGTTAAAATAGAATCGATTTTACCTTCGAAAACAAACGAACAAATCTATACCATCAAAGGTAAATTGACGATCCATGGAAATACTAGGGATTTTTCATCTGATGCGAATGTAAAAGTTTTGGAAGCAGGTGAGTTCCAAGTGGATGGTGTTGTCGTCGTAAAATTTTCTGAATTTGATTTGGAAAATCCATCGTTACTCTTTATGAAAGCAAAAGATGAAATTCAGGTGAAGTATCTTTTCCAATTCAAATAAAACAGTTTTGAATCTTTCAGTTGGAATTAATTAGCTACCAATTAACTCTACCAAACGATTGTATTTTAATATAATTCGTTTGGTCATCTCTTCTCCCTTTTTGTTGATATCTGGATGGTATTTTTTTAATAATTCTTTGAATTTCTTTTTTACATCAACAATTGTTGCACCAGGTTCTAAATCAAAAAATGCGAGTAAATCCTTTACTTCTGTAGATACAGATTGAACGGCTTTTTTCTTCTTTTTCTTTTTGGTTTCTCTAAATCTACCATATAATTCATAATAGGTGCGATCTCGGAATTCTCGAGTGATGTCACGAAAGTTCAGAATTTTTGTAGGGATCAGGCTTTTTAAATATTCATACAAAAATTCTTCGGCACCAAATTCTGGATGGATTTCATATTTTTCTAAAAATTGATGGATGGACCTACGAACAAAAAAATCAATTTCAAACTTATCCATCAAATAAGAATCCACTGCATCATCAAAATCGATAGTTGCAGCAGTCAGTAAAAGCAAAAGTTCTTGGTCCAATTTGTGGTTAGCGATTGTTTTTTGGATGAGAGATTTATAAGACTCTCGAAGTTCATATAACGGTCGTTCGCTAAAAAAAATACCCCCCTTTAAAAATTCTTCCGCAACTTCATCTAATTCTAAATTCCAAGCTAAAAAATCGACTAGTAAGTCACCATCAACTTCATGGAATCCACCAGAAAGTGTCATTTGCGGTTTGGCCGATTTAAACTGGTAAACTTTGCGTAGGCATTCTTCCTTCCGGATTTCTAAAAGTTCTGAAAGTCGGTCATATGACAAAAACCACTGCATGGCTTCGGAAACGTTTTGCAGTTCAAAAATGACATCATGCAAAATCTGTTTGGACTTTTTTGTTTCCGTTTTTTGGACCATAAATTTGTCTCTTAAACCAATTCCATATCGGGGTGACTTTTTTGCTAGTGAATCCTATTCCATTTTCTGAACTGGAGATATGAGTCACCATATTTCTGAACATCCATCTTTACAACCTTTTGATATTTCCGAGTACAAAGGACTACGAGGTAAGAATTTTTACGATATGGATCCTGCCTTACAACGGATGGTTGAAAGGTATTCAGAATCATACAGTCCATCTCACAAAGAAGCGATGGTCGATCACATTCGAAAATACGGGGAGTTGGTTGGTGGCATTTTAGATGAACTCACAGAAGAGTGCCATAAAGAAGGAAAGTATGGAGAAGTGATCAAATATGATCGAACAGGAAAACGAATTGATTTTATAAAATACTCTGAAGAACAAAAATTAGCACGGAAAATATCCTATGACCATGGTGTTGTCAATTTAGACTTCCACCCAGAATGGAAATACGACTTCACACATATCCATCGTTATGCGTTGACTTATTTGATGAATCTAAATGGAGAAGGTGGAGTTGCTTGTCCATTGGCAATGACGGATGGAATGATCCTTGCATTGAAAAAAATAGGAACAGAAGAACAAAAGAAAAAATACTTACCTCTCGTTGCTGGAAAAGGTAGTGCCTCTCACTTTATGGCGGGACAATATGTGACCGAACGAGTCGGTGGGAGTAATGTATCTGCCAACCGAACCATTGCCAAAAAACTTCCCAACGGCAAATGGGAGTTAACTGGAGAAAAATGGTTTTGTTCCAATCCTGGTGATTTGTGGGTAACAACTGCGAAAATGGAAGGAACCAATACTGTAGGAATGTTTTTAGTTCCGAGGATCAAAGAGAATGGAGAACTGAATGGCCATCATATCCTTCGCAAAAAAGACATCATTGGTTCTCGAGGAAAAATTACGGTAGAGATCATTTATGATCGAGTGGAAGCAGAAGAATTTGGACGTCCAGGCCATGGACTTGTCAATTTAATTCGATATATCATCAAAACATCACGCCTTCATGTAGGTCTTGGTTCCTGTGGAAATGCTAGGCGATCTGTAATGGAAGCATCCGAATATGCAAAGTTTAGAACGGCTTACGGGAAAAAAATCTTAGAATTTCCATCCTTTGTGAAAACTCTTGCTGAGATGCAAATTTTACAAACTGCAAATAGTTTTGTCAATTTTCGATCGGTGGATTTGACAGAAAAAGGTCATGATGCAGCAGAAATCACAGTTCCACTTCTCAAATACAAATCTTCCTCCCAAGCAAGTTATATTACACAAAAAGCAATTTTAACGTTAGGTGGAAATGGTATTATAGGAGATTTTTCTCCATTGCCAAGATTACATAATGATTCCATTATCAATGAAACTTGGGAAGGAACACATTTGATCATTACAGATCATTGTTTGCATGCGTTACAAAAACCAAAAGTATATGCTGCATTCCAATCACTACTTGATGGATTAACGACTCATGTGGGAGACATTTCAGAATTAAAAACTGTTCATTCAATCTTCCAAGAAAAACGAAAAGAATTAACGTATTGTTTAAAAGAGGAGTCCAAAGATTGGAAAGATATGAATCGTGTCTATATCGCAGATTTAACTTACCAAGTATTCGTATTGGCAGAATGGATAGAACAAACTGTTCATGACGTTAAGGCAAACCTACCTACAAAATACTTATATTTTGCGAAAGGATATGCGGAAATGGTTCGTGATGGAATCGAAGCACCAAGACAAAAAGATGGAGTATTTTTTGATCCTAAAGCGCTTGAGACCTTCCTTTCTTTTTAAAATAGAATGGAAAATTTTTTATTATTAGGAATTTGTTTTGGTCTAGGATTACTCTTTCGTAGACTACCGCAGTTTCCCGAAAACACTCCCAAAGTTTTAAATGGATTTATCCTATTCATTTCTTTACCTTCATTGGTTTTATACCATGTCCATGAATTAAAAATCAACGTTTCTGCAATTATGCCAACCTCAATGCCATGGTTGGTATTTGGATTTGCATTGGTGTTTTTTTTGATTTTGTACAAACTTAAAATCATGTCATTTCCAACAACTGTCTGTTTGGTATTAACAGCAGGACTTGGAAATACTTCCTTTGTTGGATTTCCATTATTAGAAACTTATCTTGGTAAGGAATCGTTAGGGTATGGAATACTTGCGGACCAACTTGGTACTTTTATGGTATTAAGTTTTCCTGGGATCATACTTGCCTCCATTGCAATGGATGGTAAATGGGATATCATAACTTTGGTCAAACGAGTCCTTGGATTTGCTCCTATTTATGCTTTGGTTTTTGCCATAGTAACTAGGCAAATCGTATATCCAGATTCTTTAAAAATTGTATTACTACGTCTAGGTGATACCTTGACACCTCTTGCTTTGGTCTCAGTTGGATTTATGTTAGATCTGAGAACAATTGCGGGCCATGGGAAGTATTTACTGTTAGGATTAGGATTTAAATTGGTATTTGCTCCTATTCTTGTTTATTACGTGTATAGACCAATCCAAAACGATCAATTGTTATTCCAAACCATACTTTTGGAATCAGCCATGGCACCTATGGTCACTTCAACTGTTATTACCATTGAAAAAAACATTTCACCACATTTAGCGAGTCTTATGTTAGGAATTGGAATTCCACTGTCTTTTCTAACGACATATTGTTTGAATTTTTTAATTAAAGGAAACTTCATTTGAACATTAAATTTTTATTACTTCTGATCCTTGCGATGGTTTCTTGGGGATTCTCATGGCCCATTGCTAAAATAATTGCTGGTTCTGTGCCCGTACATGTATTAGTGTTTTGGAGGTTCCTTGCTACCTTTTTATCAGTCATCCCAATTTTGTTTGTTATGCGATTACCAATCCGATTAAAATCAGGAAAAGATTATTGGAATGTATTTATCGGTGGTATTATTTACACATTGTACAATCAATTTTTCTTTTTGGGTTTAAAGAATGGATTACCAGGTGCAGGTGGTGTACTTGTTACAACTTTAAATCCTATTGTAACGTTTTTTATAGTATTTTTAGTTCAAAAAAAATCTATCAGTAAACGCCAAGTTTTAGGACTATTTTTTGGTTTTATTGGTGGATTGGTAATTCTTCAGGTTTGGAAAATAAGTATCGATTATCTTTTGTTATCTGGTAACTTATTCTTTTTGTTATGTTCCTTTGTTTGGGCAACACTTTCACTCAATAGTCAAAAAACAGGGAAATCAATGTCTCCGATTACTTATAGTTTTTATGTCTATGCAGTTGGATCCATTATAGAACTTTTATTCTGTTGGAATGACCCTAACTTTTGGAAGGTTTGGGATTTTGGTTATAACTTTTGGTTAGCAATTTTTTATCTGACAGTGATCTCAACTACCTTTGGAACAACTGTTTATTTTTATGCAGCAACAAGGCTTGGATCCGAAATTGCGAGTAGTTTTATATTTATCGTTCCTCTGTCTGCTTATTTGAGTAGTTATTTCATTTTAGATGAAGTGGTACAAATCCCAGTTATCATTGGTGGTGCATTGGCAATGTTAGCCGTTTATCTTATCAACTCAAAACACAAAAAGAAGGAATCAATTATTTCATGAGACCTATCTCTTGGAAAAAAAGATTTAAAATTTGGTTATATAATTTTTACCCACCTTACCTTGGTGCAGGAATACGGATTAAAAAAATAGCAAAGGATTTAACTTCATTCGAAGTGGAAATGAAGTTAAGTTTTTACAATCAAAATTACGTTGGTGTACATTTTGGTGGTTCTTTGTACTCAATGTGCGATCCTTTTTTTATGTTAATTTTATTAGAAACACTAGGTTCTGATTATATTGTTTGGGATAAAATTGGATCAATGACCTTTATCAAACCAGGTAAGGGAAAGGTAAAAGCCAGATTTTTGATTCCAGATGAGGAAATCCAAAGGATCAAATCTGAAATTGAGGTTAAACGAAAAGGAGAATTTCATTTTACCACAAATATATTGGATGAATCGAATAGTGTAGTTGCTACACTAGATAAAACTATCTACATTCGGAAACGAGGAAAACTTCCGATTCAAAATGTTTAGTCAAACTAAAGATAATTAGTATTTTTTGTCTTCATCTTCAGGAATCATACTAGCGTAATACAGTAGAAGAGCGTCATTTTTAGAATGAACCATTCGGTTTGCCTCTTCTATCATTTTACGTTTTTCTAAAATCTTTTTACCTTTCTCCCAAATTTCTTCAGGATCTCGGATCAAATAATTACCTTCATGTCTTGAAATAAAGTCTTCAATTAACATTGTACTCTGAGAAACTTCTACTGAATAATCATTCTCCACTATGATCTTTGCAACGATTTGATTTGGTAAAATCTTATGGTATTGTTTCCAACCTTTTGTGATGCGATAACTCAATTCAATGGTCGGATCTTCTGTATGAGCATATTCCGAAATCGGAATCGGATCACAAAATTCAACGTAAACATTGGATCGTTTTGCTAAAAATCCTGCCATCCCAAGTTCTTCTGGTATATTGCAAAACTGGTTATCTTCAGGAACTGTTTCATATGAGACAGAGATCGGTACAATCACAATCTCTGTTCCGGAACTTCGGAATGCATTTACTGCTGTAGTTAGGAGACCAGTTTTTACTGGTACAATTGCACCTGTTCTTGATCTAGTTCCTTCAGGATACACTAAAGATGGAATTCCTTGTTCAAGCATCACTTGTGAATATAGTGTCAAACATTCAAGATACAAACTATTCCTAGTTCGTTCGCGATCCACTGCATAAGCTCCCAACGATTTTAACATCCATTCCCAGAATGGATTGGACATTAAATTGATGCCTGCCGCATAACGAGGAACAGGTAATCCTAAATGAAATAGTGAATAGGCAACTTCAACCGAATCTAAATGTGATCTGTGAGTCGGTGCATATAACAAATTGTACTTGGAAGAGAGAGCTTTTACAACTTCCGTTTTACCACCGATATGTGGGATCATGGAACCTTTGAGAAAACCACCAGAAAACAATCGAATCGGTGCAACAAATCGTAAAACAGACTCACGTACTGTCGGGCTATAATTATCGGCGATTTCATTTACATAAAAACGAACCAACTCTTTGATGGAAGTGAGTTCTTCATCTTTTTGGCAATTTTGGAATCGTTGCCAAATTTCGATTTCTGATTCAAACTTAACTTCTTCTAGTTTTTGTTTTTTACGTTTCGCTTTTGTAAGTCGTTTTTGAGTGGATTCAATCACAGCAGAAGATTGTTTTTTCACTCTGCTAATGGTACCTGGAACATTGCTGATTTGTTTTAGGATTCGATCTACTAATAGATTATGAAAATCAATTCCAGAGGTAAGATTGAGCCCAACTTTTTTTTGAACAACAAGTGGAATGTTCTTTGCTTCTGTTTTTTTGCCGCAGATTAAATCGATAAGTGAACCAGGTGGTTGTTTACGGGTTAATACATCGAATAAAGTTCGATGAAGGGTAAAGGGAAGGCGAATTTCATTGGCAAGTTCGATGAGAATGCTGAGTGCATAGGTTCCTTCTACGTTATCATGCCATTTGGTGGATTCTCTTTCAATGAAGGAACGAGGAGCAAAAAAGATTTCAATTCGATCTTTGATACTTAATTTTTCTCCACCTGATAAAAGTTCGCCGACAATCTTTTGACCAAACCCTCGGTTTCGACTTTTGTTACTTGTTGCAGTTGTAATAAAATCTGCGAGTCCAGACCTACCCATTACAGTGTCAGGTCTTGCACCATAACGCATAGCAAGGTCTCTTACTTCTTGGAAACCCACTGAGAGAATTTCGCCAAGTAAGTTGGATCCATAACGAGGCAGTAAGGATACAATCCCACTGGCAATCGCCATTGGATTTTTTGCCACTCCCACAATTTCCATACCAATCACATCGTCAGTAACTGAAGTGTTAATGAAATGGGATGTATAAACTTCAGCTAAATACTCAGCTGTGAATTTATCAGATGATCCAATATTAAAAAAACTGAATTTTTCTTCTAAGATTTCGCCCAAAAGAGAAGGTCCGTTAACAACGGCCACTGAAGCGTTATTAAAATTCCTTTCACTTAAGTAGTTTTGTAAATATTGAGAGTATGTGATGAATCCTGTTTTTTTACGATTTTTAGAATCTAAAATTCCTTTGGTCAAAAAGGAAAATACATAATTATTAAATGGTTCCAATACTTCAATGAGACTGTGGACACTGTCCAAAAATGATCGGGAAGGAACAGCTATATGAAATGCCCAATCATCTCGCCCAAATGCATCTAAACTTGACACGATGTCAATGTGATCGGGAAGTTCAATTGTCTTTCCCATAATTTCTGTTTGGCGGCGTTTCTTGAGGAGTTCCACAAATTCTTTGTCAGGAATCCATAAAGTAATTGAATCATACTTTTCAGCCAGTATGGAAGCGATAATGATACCCATTGGGCCACTACCCAAAACTGCTTGTTTTAAGTCGTTATAGGTTATTTGCATAAAAAATTAACATTTAAAAATTTCGGGAAAGTCTCATTGTATTTGTTTGCTTGAAACGAATTGAGTCTATCGAAAAAGTATCAGGTGAGTGTAAATCGTCAAGTCACAATGATTCGAGCAGGCCTTCTATTTTCGACTCTTTCCATTTTTCCAGCCATCTTTGGCTTATACCAATCGTGGCTCGGACTCACCCCCGCCCAAGAAATTAATTTAGCAATTGCATTGGTTGTTTCCTTCCTTTGGGTCACAGAACTCATTCCACTATATGTCACAGGATTTTTGGTTCTTTTTTTAGAGTTGGTCTGGTTGATTCCGGGTTGGGGTCCAGGTGCTCCAAAAACGATTACTTTTTTATCTTGTTATTTTTCGGAGACCATCTTACTCTTCTTAGGTGGGTTTGTGATCTCCAGTGCGATCAGTTTTTATGGTCTTGATGTGAGCATTGCTAAATTTGTGATCAAAAATACGAAAGGTTCAGCATTTTTATTAGTTTTATCATTAGGTTTTGCCACTGCTTTTTTGTCCTGCTGGATGAATAATACTGCAACTGCCGCCATGATGTTAGGACTAGTCTCTTCCATGATGAAATCCTTGGATGAGACTAGCCCTTTACGAAAATCAATTTTGTTTATGGTTCCTTTTTCCGCAAATTTAGGTGGGATTGGAACACCAGTTGGAACCCTTCCCAATGTGATTGGCATTGCCTATTTACAAGAAAAAGGGTTTCACATTGGATTTTTAGATTGGATGGCGTTTGCATTTCCAGTCTTCATCCTTTCCGTTTTGGCTCTTGCTGGAATTTTGTACATTGTGTACTTAAAAAAAGAAAAATCCATCCAATCAATTCGATTGATCCAAGTGCGAGAAGAGAACACTTCTGTTTCTTCCCAGAGAAAACTGATCTCGATTATGATCATTCTCATCACAATTCTCGGATGGATAAGTTCTGATTGGCATGGAATTTCGAATGGAACTGTCGCATTATTTCCAGTGATTGTTTTTTTTGGATTTTCTCTTTTGGATCTAAAGGAATTTCGAAATTTATCCTGGGATGTTTTAATCCTTATGGGAGGTGGAATTGCCCTAGGAAAAGCATTTGAAGAAACAGGACTTGCCAAACATTTCGTAACCTTGTTAATGTTAGGTGAATCAAGTCAGTTAGGATTGTTTTTATTTTTTTCAATTTTGTCTTTATTTCTCTCTTGTTTTCTTAGTAACACAAGTGTTGCGAATTTGATCTTACCCATTACCATGGGACTTCCTACGGATCTCATTTTACCGGCTGCCATAGGCGCAACCATAGGTGCCTCTCTCGCAATGCCATTGCCTGTTTCAACTCCTCCTAATGCATTGGCTTTCAGTTATGGTGGCATTCGGAGTTTAGAAATGGTAAAAATAGGTGGGTCCATTTCCATCGTGGCATGGGTCTTTTTTACCGTAGTGGGAGGAATCCTTTTGCACCAATTGCACATTGTGGATTTTTCTAGGTTTTAAAAAAAAGACTTTTCCTTGGTTTCTCATCCGTTAGCCTTCTCACGAATTATGATTCGATTTCGAAAATTCGCACTACTAGTCTTATGTTCCCTTTTTTTTCTCTCATCTTGTTACAATTATATGAGTGAAGACGTGCCCATTGTCACAAGGCCCGATTTTAATCAACAAATCCCACTTTTATCCATCAAAGTTTCTACTCCCGAAAACAATAAAAACAAACGGGAAATCACAGCACTATATACAAAGTACCTCGAAGAAACTGGTTATTTTGGAAGGGTATTGTCTGATGGTGTCAGAGCAAACCATCACATTGACATTTACACCAGTGAAGTGAATGAATACGAACATTTCTGGGTTTCGTCGATATCAACAATCTTTATGATAGGAACTGCAGGATTATTACCGTCTATTTACTCGAAAGAACGTGTGTTACATGCAGATTTTTATTTAAACGATAAACTGATTGGCCGAGAAAAATATAGGCAAAAACACTCTACATTGTTTGGAATTCCATTTATGTTTATCTGGGAAACTGGAATCAAAGAAGCAAAAACCATCCAATACAATAAAGAAAAAAATCTAATTCATAATGTCGTACAAGATTATAACCGTTACTTATAGGAGTTGCCATGAAATTACACACAAACAATAACCAAACACCACTACAAAAAGGAAGAAAAACTTCCCTTATTGGAATAAGTTTTTTAGCTCTCATTGTATTCACTTTGTGCAAAACTCCAGAAGTCAAAAAGGCTCCTGTTGTCGTGGTGGAAGAACCTAAAAAGGTAGAACAAGTTGTTGAAAAACAAGATCCTAACTTAGCATTTTTAGAAAGTATCGAAGATGGAAGGGAACTTCCCGATTCCGACAAATGGAAAGTAGAACAGTATGATTCTTTTAATGAGGATACATTTCCATCCTATGGCCCTGCAAATTCGACAATTGATTTTGCAAAAGTAGACTATCCTTTGTTAAACGCTGCTATCTTTTATGTAACATCTAAAGAAAGAAAACAATTGGGCTTGCGACCATTTAAATATTCAGAACGATGTGAACAAGCTGCCTTTGGACATGCACAAGACATGGTGACTTATGATTTTTATTCCCATACAAGCACGGTAAATGGAAAAGAAACACTAAAGGATCGATTGGATTTGGTAGGTGTTTCAGAAACTTATTCCGCTGAAAATATTATCAATGCTTTTGGAATCCAATACCAAAGTGGGCGACCGGTTTTCACACCCGCACAAAATGGTGGTCAATTCTTCAGCTACACAAAGGCAGGAACACCTATTCCAAACCATACCTATTTAAGTTTAGCAAAAGCTGTGGTGGAAGTATGGTTCAATTCTCCAGGGCATAGAAAGAACATCCTCAATCCAGAGTTTAATTATATGGGAGCAGGGGCTTATTTTTATAAGGATAAAAAATTCTTTGATGTAGACAAAGTCAAAGCAGTACAGGTTTTCACAGGAAAACCGTAATTGGTTACTTTACAGTAACGCCTGCTAGTTTTGTAACAATCTCAAATTCTTTTTTGGTGACCGGTTGGATCGATAATCTCGATCCTTTTTGGGTCACTACCATCTTTTCTAAACCTTTTGTTTTTTTCAAAAGATCGAGCGAGATCATTTCTTTGAATTTTGTATGAGGTTTGAGGTGAACACCAAACCACCGAGGTTCCGTACCTTTCAGTTTAGGATCAAAGTATTTGTGGTTTGGATCAAATTGGTAGGGGTCTGGA
Encoded proteins:
- a CDS encoding EVE domain-containing protein gives rise to the protein MKYWLFKTEPDVFSIDDLIREKLSYWEGVRNYQARNYLRDEVKLGDLVLFYHSRLEPPGVVGIAEVAKEASPDPYQFDPNHKYFDPKLKGTEPRWFGVHLKPHTKFKEMISLDLLKKTKGLEKMVVTQKGSRLSIQPVTKKEFEIVTKLAGVTVK
- a CDS encoding CAP domain-containing protein, which gives rise to MKLHTNNNQTPLQKGRKTSLIGISFLALIVFTLCKTPEVKKAPVVVVEEPKKVEQVVEKQDPNLAFLESIEDGRELPDSDKWKVEQYDSFNEDTFPSYGPANSTIDFAKVDYPLLNAAIFYVTSKERKQLGLRPFKYSERCEQAAFGHAQDMVTYDFYSHTSTVNGKETLKDRLDLVGVSETYSAENIINAFGIQYQSGRPVFTPAQNGGQFFSYTKAGTPIPNHTYLSLAKAVVEVWFNSPGHRKNILNPEFNYMGAGAYFYKDKKFFDVDKVKAVQVFTGKP